The genomic DNA GATTAAGACCATATGTTGTAATTAAAGTTGACCATTTAGAAGGAAGAGGCttcaaaaaatcaatattaaagtcGCCTATCAACaatatattatcatttatagATAAGCCATTTACAAcctcattttcaaaattagtaTACCAAGAGGTTTGGCTATTCGGTggactgtttacaaaacataataaaaatgattCTTTGTGTTTTGGAAAAATCTTAAACCAGAGAGTTTCAATGTTTTCACTCTCTAATAATGCCATCCtttcatatttaatatcatTATCAAAGTAAACTATCCATCCCCACCTTTCTTATTCTCCCTATCTTTTCTTTCATTGCTATACCCTAGCTGGGATATTAATCTCATTAGAATCCcgcttatatttttttagtatttaagAATGTTTCACACATGCCAATAATATCTGGTCTTTGGATTTTGTCAAGACTTTCAAAATTAGATCTGATTTCATCAATCTTAGGTAAAATAAGTTGTataagagagggacgaaagatacctaagggacagtcaaactcataaatctaaaataaactgcatgacaacgccatggctaaaaatgaaaaagacaaacagacacacaatagtacacatgacacaacatagaaaactaaagaataaacaacacgaaccccaccaaaaactaggggtgatctcaggtgctccggaagggtaagcagatcctgctccacatgtggcacccttcgtgttgcttatgtgataacaaatccggtaaatagtctaattcggtaggtctcattcatgaaagggaaggggattgtagttatgacgtaaggaacatatccgatatcatttgtgaaacggttattccataacggtcaagaCGTTAAGCACGTTATTGCGTCAATGCCGTGAAATGCGACAGagcaatttgataaatagctCTTCTATGAGAACTAACTAGTTCagctttataaaatttatatccaTAGATAAGGCAGGTATTACtgtttccaaaaataaaaaaaatattctttaacttttcacaatagtttcaaataatgatacaaatattaccaaaacgtcaaaaatatgcGTGTCAAACGTAACAAATTATTCGCAAAATAACTTTTGCGGGAATTTTTGTGgtctaataaaaagtttaaaatccgcGAAAATTCGCATGAATGATAAACGTCTAATATAATTTATGACACCATTGCTGTTTTTTGTGTTGATCGAAcggtaaaaatttattttttcaaaaatgaatattcCTCGCCATGGTCAGGTTTCTGAAAATggtaagttatcaaaatttatcgctttttaaaatatcagatgatataaaattttgtttttataaattattcctACAAATGTGCTTAGATAGACCATTGCAAATCCGGAATTTTACAGCACTCGCACCACGAATAAATACGTATTGGCCTTGggaaaatgtcttgcaagatTGTCCAATGTCGAATTTCGCCGCTTTTTACATAAACACTGTCAGTTTCAAcgtcattttattaaatattcaatttgttgCATATGAAACAGTGCTTTTTCGAAATTGTGCTTTCACCCCACAATACGATAACATACTTTTTGATAAGCTGTTAAGTCGAAATGACTtcgttttttaacaaatcaaatgtcttgcaagtttgtccaCTGAGCAATTTTTTTACGTTTTGAACGTTTTCGATTCGGGACGCTATACATATATgtgtttcaaattatttctaaaagtttgttctttgttttggtgttaaacaccacaTCATGAATAAGCgacatttgttgtattttattgaccTGTCATCAAAGGTAGGAGAAGCCGGACATCAGGCGACCTTAAGTTAAAATAGTTGCAATAAGTTAACTGTCGATTAGGATCGGAGTCGAACAAATATCGCCACGAGCgtatcttaaaattaccatgCTTTTTATCACTTTATATGAACTCATTATTTAGGCCAATCATCCTCCTAGGCCATCGAATTTGAAAGCAGTTCGtattatcatatgatatatgaacgatatttcattgtttttaaataacaagtacggttcgattttatgttttaagatcagaggacaatacaaaataaccaaattacaaatttcgAAAATAGATAGAATCATAGAAACCACGAGAAGAACTGCACTGTAAAAACAAGTGTTAATGATTTAACACTATTATTAACACCTTCCTGGAAACacttatttaacatgttaaaatgttaatcaTTAACACTTGTGGTAATAATTATTAACATGTTAATGTGTTAAAATGATTAACACATTACATGTGAATTTGCCTGGAAACACTTAATTaacactttaacatgtttatccTTGTGGAAGTGTTAATTTCTTTAACATATCACATGTTTAACATGACATTAACACTAGTGTTCAAAAAGATGAATGGGTGATTTCTGACGATACACAACATAATTGGTTCTTGTTTTTGACCTGATCAGTTATTTGCATTGGCAAACCAATAATAAGCAACCAAGGATGTTGTTCATTGCCTTTGAcatgttcttttttatgaaataaaggaATTGTgcattttgtaatgttttgaaTAAGCATTAATTCAAGGGAAAATTCCAAAATGGAAATAGAActtcataaaatatgaataccaaagagaaaaataaactgaataaTGTACCACAAATAGACAAAACCTAATAAACGACAGTCTTCTAAAaaacacattgaaaaaaatggaaatgatACAAGATACAAGATATTGTCCACAGTACACTGGTTCCTGTCTTGCCctgtcattttttatgttcagtgaacAAAGAAAATGGAGTAAAAAACCTTATTTGGTATTGATGTTAGAAAACCATGTTATATACGTGTACTAGtatgtgtaccaagtttcaagttgatatgactactactactactacttcACTCTAAACTAACTTCTAAACTAACTTCACCAAAATGTTTTACAAGATTCAGGACAGACAAATGAATGGATTGACAGTCTGAAAAGAAATAATGCCATCTACTATCATAGATAAGGCATTGAAGACAGAAACAGCACTAAATATAAACCATGGTCATCTCAGGTACTCTGGAATTCTGAAAGTTTCCTTAAGTGTGAATtcttaataaaacataataaccATCTGTATAGTTTTTACTCATTTTTATTTCTTGACAACACGTCAGAGAATTTTATCCAATTGCTTGATTTTTGCTGGGTATATTGATCCCCAATAGCCCACTGTTGTAAAATCCCCAGTGTCTGGGAATAAATTTCGGGATAATCCaaatcaaaaacataataaactGCAATTAGTAACAGTAATGAGTCCAACACATTTAATGTTTGTCCTATTATTTTCCTGCCATCTCCAATTACGTGTGAACATAAGGTATTTCCCTCCTGGTCAAGGAAGACCACTACATACGGAGCCTCTTCCTCTTCCGTTTCCAAGTGTTTTATGGGAAGGGAATCTATTTTCTgcacattctgaaaaaaaaaaacagtcaattctttttttatgaacttCAGTGATGAATACAATAATTGGTCcttgtacaaaaatttaataattaacttttcacttatttatttcatgcataatattttataaaaataaatagacaatGTGTCCATGCGACACAGATGCCTCCACttgcatataatttaaaaagggCCATAAATCTAGAACAATAAAAGTGATGCCACCCAAATTCGAATTTGGTCTATGTTTTGAGGTTATTCATGTAATCATTTTGaatataagtttcattaatgtAAAAAAGCCAATTCTAATGTCAATTAtcacaagcagttttttttgtgtaactATACACACATCTTGACAAAAGAGCTATTGAATTCATTACTACCACTATCTTAATTAAAAGTATCAGTTTCTTGTACCAATATCAGAGTTTTATCTGTTTAAACTGTTACAAATTAATCAACCAAAACACTGTTTAAATGAATATACCTTTACAACTTTAATGCATGACTTGGATTTAATCCCTTTCCCCTTCTTTCTGTTAACATTGTTTTCTAACCCTTTTACAAGAGCAATACTCTTTTCTGTCTCTGTTTCCTGTGAAGAAATATTAAAtagaataaatgaaaatttcttttgCAACATGataacatgtttactaagtataaataagaagatatggtatgggTGCAAATGAGATAACTCCCCATCCAAGAGTTTGATAGCAATTTATGgtaattttacatttgtaattttagtGTAACTTTCATACTTATATTTCCCAATATAAACATGTCATATTAAAATGGTTTTCTGTGATCAAATTGACCACTTTCATATTAagtacagaaaaaaattgtaaatcatGCACGCTTTTATGGATTGTGGGGCTAAACTTTATCCAAGTACTATGAGGTTCATCAAGCGCCTATGTGATCGCCATAAAGCAGGATGATCAAGATCATGCCcctattaaaacaaaataatgctGGTCACTTATACCAGagtaaaatacaataaacttgAAAAGTTGTCTAATAAGCTTGATATTATTAACTGTATGtcaagtaaaaagtaaaataacaaaaataccgaactccaatgaaaagtcaaattttgatttatatatatatatgaaaaaggtGTTCATAATATATTTGCAGTTAGTGTACCTCAGTGGATAGTTTTACATCTTTTGCAACAATTTTCATCATCCATTCCATTTTACCAGCAATATGTTCTCTAAAATTGTCTGGGTTTTCTTTATTCTTCAGGCAGAAGAATTCATGCATAACCTATAAAAATAAGACCTTCTTTGTTAATAATATATAGTAAAAATTAGTTTGatttcataacaaataataaaatatatgtcttACCTTCAATGTCAACTGtagccatttaaaaaataattataaaaacactgaaaacattttttcaaacataagaaacccaaaaatatatttgtataataggtacatgtacaaaaaattgccttgcaatttggaaaaaaaaccgACTTTTAATGCTACTAAAGGCACAAGTTTTTACTCGTTAAGTATAACAACAtttcttatcaaaatataaaattaaatgaatttatacatGACAAACTGTATAATATTAAAGTAAACTTACGAAACTTCCTTCCTCAAAGCAGGGGAATTTTTCCATAATTGGTCCAAATTTTCCTGGCTTTAGCTTTGATTGCCAAGTCAAACGCCCATCTCTAGTGTGTTGAAGAAGTGTTCTCAAATGTGTttgtgaccttttgttttcccaTTCTTTTGTTATTTCCTTAACATGATTTTCCCAGTCCTCCTCTGGAATGACAGGATTTGATTGATCTCTAGTTCTGGATCCTACTTTAAACTTCTTAACTGGTGTTACATTATCATTATCACCATCAGACTGATCACGCTtactttttctattttcaaagcATCTTCTTGTTCTTATTCTTTGACTTAATTTCGACTctgtaaatacaaaacaaaaataaaattctaagtGCAATAAATGTTTAACGTGTTTTCCATGCCTTAAATAAAGAACTAGTATTATAGTATTATTGCGTAACAATATTCATATTGGCTTAGTTATAGGTCCGAGGGTAGCAGTATTGGCCTGCGACAAAGCCGAAGGCCAATGCGGCTGCACGAGGACCTATAACTAAAccaatatgaaaattgttatgCAATAATACCTTTATTAATTAAGCAGCCCAATATTAACTCTGGAGTAATCAGAAAGTTCAATGAAAAGTCTAGGGTCACTCGAATGtgctaattaaaaaaaaaattaagttgtcagtaaattttttaaatttcaatccaATCAAACAATGTAAATTCTAATAACACCAAGAAATCCATTAAATGTAACAGGTATTGAAAGAACACAAAAGATATGCccatgctttgttttttgaacTGTTGAAAGTCTGCACTGTCTGGTACAGTGAACATGCACTTGTACCGGTTGTACTTGTTCTCTTCTTACTTGGGTATATTTTCAGATGTGTAATGGATctggaaacaaaaatattactgtaaaatAATCGGGTATATGTTCAAATATTCAGTATGAATTTATCAGCTGGAGTGTATATTTACATCGGAAATGACGGTTGTAACAGTCATGTCGATGACGGTGAACAAGTTAAAAGTATTCCGTTCGGAGAACACGTGACACCCACCcccctttatcatgtttattataattaaCTAAGTTGAATCctttttaattccaaattataagaataaaagccatcacaaatgataaaaaagttattttgattatataaGTATTTAACAAAAGATAGGGATATATGTATTAACCACTATCAAGCCATCCGGCATCACATGTGATGGAAACGCGCGGCAACTCTTTGAAATTGTCATGCCAAGACTCAGAGATTTCATGTTATTGTCTCTAGACAGGCAAGCATCACACCgaattatatataaaaggaAATACTTACATTTTAGTTGATAAAGTTGTATTTAAATCTGTGTTTGCTTGTTTTCTTTGACGTGTTGACCACTTTCTGACTATTCTAGTTGTGATCCCAACTTTTGAAAAGATGGAGCGTTTCGAAAAAGGCGGTAAAATTTCAGCATCCTGTCACGTGCTAATTCAGAAGAGATTAATGGGTGTGTTAATCTGTGTGCATGCTGTTTTCACATCCGTGTTAAAGATTAATTTGTTCTTATCCCAATAGTTGGTTTCTGAATAATTACGTTTTCAATTAATGTCATATTAAGATTAGATATGCCTAATTTTGCTAAATCTTTATGTGTACAAAGAAGATAATTGGTTCTTGACTCTGTTGGATTCgttaatgatgttttttttcatttttctaaattatttaatgaaatttttaaaataaaactaaaaaacgATAGTATTGAATACATATCAAATCATCGTAAACAAGTGTTCTacaaaaaacatacaatgtaCTTCAATGTGCTGAAACAAAAATTTAGACTTACATCTATCAATACCTTTTAACACCTCAACGTGTTATTCCGGGCCACAGTGTTAATTACAATTACTCTTTAACACACATggtgaatattttttaacactAGTGTATTCATTTTCACACTTTCACGTGTTAATCTTTAACACTATTTTTTACAGTgtgcaatatataaaagtagttataatcaaatagaaaatgaataattatctaaaatgaaaaaaaaaacatattgtaatttgtcaataaataggtaaaatattaattacagaAAAGAAGAATTTCATATCCGAGACAGAGAGAATTAAATATTGTAATGagataaagaaactaaaaagaaaagagcaaaaaataaaagttacaataaatataaagaaaaatacaacacaatCCGAATCAGAAGTCCGAAAAGTTCATTTGATTGCGTATCtaccagtagcaaatatttcatacacatTCAAGACTTCGAAGTATCCATATCAATCCAAAATGATTACAATCAAAACGAACAAAGTATACTCGATTACCGACGTAAAACGTCAAATTTTGACGTTACCAATTGGGACGCAATATCGTGCGTAACGtctcaaccaactcgtgatggcgtccgtaaaatttacgaagggatgatttcaacttcaccatttggaactcttagtTTAATAGCTTAATTCCTTGTGGGCAGCAACCCtctttcaagaaaatcatgataggaaatgcaagcacgggaatatcgtatcaattggaagatatataccccgtatgcagtatattatgtatattatgACATGTTAATTTTATCCCCTTTTCTGAATGACCATACAcattataattacatgtatttatattctctTGATCTGAAGCATTTTAATCATTCTTGATAAGGGATACTTCACTTTGATATTTATTACCATTTGTACAAGATTAACTATCATTTGTA from Mytilus trossulus isolate FHL-02 chromosome 8, PNRI_Mtr1.1.1.hap1, whole genome shotgun sequence includes the following:
- the LOC134681463 gene encoding uncharacterized protein LOC134681463 is translated as MNGISNIIIGGCLPRSKTNLNHINKAFIEISKEENIKGVGPAGTDNINRVIKIRSASLNLSKSKLSQRIRTRRCFENRKSKRDQSDGDNDNVTPVKKFKVGSRTRDQSNPVIPEEDWENHVKEITKEWENKRSQTHLRTLLQHTRDGRLTWQSKLKPGKFGPIMEKFPCFEEGSFVMHEFFCLKNKENPDNFREHIAGKMEWMMKIVAKDVKLSTEETETEKSIALVKGLENNVNRKKGKGIKSKSCIKVVKNVQKIDSLPIKHLETEEEEAPYVVVFLDQEGNTLCSHVIGDGRKIIGQTLNVLDSLLLLIAVYYVFDLDYPEIYSQTLGILQQWAIGDQYTQQKSSNWIKFSDVLSRNKNE